Proteins encoded together in one Stigmatella aurantiaca window:
- a CDS encoding ABC transporter permease subunit, translating to MRQLLLRVGRQLVLVPIVALASYFLMASLPLTTEDDSKRQVSPELAASYRRDLGIGEPLGFLRPWQKFFRGERLGTSAQGVTGDELLLKLSGSVGVGLVALGLALVWALSFALFKSRWRRGRWAVLGDALPAVAFGTPVFIPALLLAPAVVERGYLLPELTSALVTSIWPGIFLGTLLADALETELSRDYVRTAASKGLAPGVVLRRHVLPNVLPALLDAIGPMATSLLAGSFAAERVLGLPYFGQLYVLAVLQKQVAVVVVATTVFASVLVLVGLAVEAVRLLVDPRAREARA from the coding sequence ATGCGGCAGCTTCTCCTCCGGGTGGGCCGGCAGCTCGTGCTCGTTCCCATCGTGGCGCTGGCCTCGTACTTCCTCATGGCCAGCCTGCCGCTCACCACGGAGGACGACTCCAAGCGCCAGGTGTCTCCGGAGCTGGCCGCCTCGTACCGCAGGGACCTGGGCATCGGCGAGCCGCTGGGGTTTCTGCGCCCCTGGCAGAAGTTCTTCCGGGGCGAGCGCCTGGGCACGAGCGCCCAGGGCGTCACGGGCGATGAGCTGCTGCTCAAGCTCTCCGGCAGCGTGGGCGTGGGGCTGGTGGCGCTGGGGCTCGCGCTCGTGTGGGCCCTGTCCTTCGCCCTCTTCAAGAGCCGCTGGCGGCGGGGGCGGTGGGCCGTGCTCGGGGATGCGCTGCCCGCGGTGGCCTTCGGCACGCCCGTCTTTATCCCCGCGCTGCTGCTGGCCCCCGCGGTGGTGGAGCGGGGCTACCTCTTGCCGGAGCTGACCTCGGCGCTCGTCACCTCCATTTGGCCCGGCATCTTCCTGGGCACCTTGCTCGCGGACGCGCTGGAGACGGAGCTCTCCCGGGACTACGTGCGCACCGCCGCCAGCAAGGGGCTGGCGCCGGGCGTGGTGCTGCGCCGCCACGTGCTGCCCAACGTGCTGCCCGCGTTGCTGGATGCCATCGGCCCCATGGCCACCTCGCTGCTCGCGGGCTCCTTCGCCGCCGAGCGGGTGCTGGGGCTGCCGTACTTTGGCCAGCTCTACGTGCTGGCCGTGCTTCAGAAGCAGGTGGCCGTGGTGGTGGTGGCCACCACCGTCTTCGCCTCGGTGCTCGTCCTCGTGGGCCTGGCGGTGGAGGCGGTCCGGCTCCTGGTGGATCCGCGGGCCCGGGAGGCGCGCGCATGA
- a CDS encoding response regulator, with the protein MSFPIDDLPIATGHTPVREQRDDDLKLEQVRGSVLVVEDDPSSRELLVEMLSQWGYEPLPVGSAEEAEFAVRNKRMDAAIVDVFLPGRSGAILMSRLRERFPQAILIGVSAMSDASMARKCKGLGADLFIGKPVLPERLAQALQSKHESWH; encoded by the coding sequence ATGTCCTTTCCGATTGATGATCTTCCCATTGCGACCGGTCACACGCCTGTGCGTGAGCAGCGTGACGACGACCTGAAGCTGGAACAGGTCCGGGGCTCGGTGCTGGTGGTGGAGGACGATCCGTCCAGCCGGGAGCTGCTGGTCGAGATGCTCTCCCAGTGGGGCTATGAGCCCTTGCCCGTGGGCAGCGCCGAGGAGGCGGAGTTCGCCGTGCGCAACAAGCGCATGGACGCCGCCATCGTGGACGTCTTCCTGCCGGGCCGCAGCGGCGCCATTCTGATGTCCCGCCTGCGCGAGCGCTTCCCCCAGGCCATCCTCATTGGCGTGAGCGCCATGAGCGATGCGTCCATGGCCCGCAAGTGCAAGGGGCTCGGGGCGGACCTCTTCATCGGCAAGCCCGTGCTGCCGGAGCGGCTGGCCCAGGCGCTCCAGTCAAAGCACGAGAGCTGGCACTGA
- a CDS encoding BolA family protein, which yields MLNEETIRARILEALPGAEVVVRDTTGTGDHFEAQVVSPAFTGKTMVQQHKLVYAPLQPWLATGELHALALKTYSPEQWQKLGPR from the coding sequence ATGTTGAACGAAGAGACCATCCGGGCACGCATCCTCGAGGCCCTGCCGGGCGCCGAGGTGGTGGTCCGTGACACGACGGGCACCGGGGACCATTTCGAGGCGCAGGTGGTGAGCCCGGCGTTCACGGGAAAAACCATGGTGCAGCAGCACAAGCTCGTCTATGCGCCGCTCCAGCCCTGGCTGGCGACGGGCGAACTGCACGCGCTGGCGCTAAAAACGTATTCGCCCGAGCAATGGCAGAAGCTCGGGCCTCGCTGA
- a CDS encoding ABC transporter permease subunit, with the protein MSRVPARAWVGFGLLGGLGLLSLLMGRLFPEVLASTCPLGGDLTRPDRTVCELAFGGLWISLAIGLAAGGLSTGLGLGVAAVARLSGGVLERWVMRLADAFFALPDVLVVMVLQLAGQSLVDSGGGAGLGPFGLMVVSLAMVGWAGPARMFRNRLSTLEGQEFVAASRALGASRFHVLRVHLWPALLPFVLAVFLSRLPAAILAESTVSFFGIARMEPMSLGRYLGTSYAALIYEGGTRVVLPAWGLLVLLVLGASLASQALGTGSRKG; encoded by the coding sequence ATGAGCCGGGTGCCCGCGCGGGCGTGGGTGGGCTTCGGGCTGCTCGGAGGCCTGGGGCTGCTGAGCCTCCTGATGGGACGCCTCTTCCCGGAGGTGCTCGCCTCCACGTGCCCGCTGGGAGGCGACCTCACCCGTCCGGACCGGACCGTGTGCGAGCTGGCGTTCGGAGGGCTGTGGATCTCCCTCGCCATCGGCCTGGCCGCGGGCGGGCTCTCGACGGGCCTGGGCCTGGGCGTGGCAGCCGTGGCCCGCCTGTCCGGCGGGGTGCTGGAGCGGTGGGTGATGCGGCTGGCGGATGCCTTCTTCGCGCTGCCCGACGTGCTGGTGGTGATGGTGCTCCAGCTCGCGGGCCAGTCCCTCGTGGACTCGGGGGGCGGAGCAGGGCTGGGGCCGTTCGGCCTGATGGTGGTGTCGCTGGCCATGGTCGGCTGGGCGGGGCCCGCGCGCATGTTCCGCAACCGCCTGAGCACGCTGGAGGGGCAGGAGTTCGTGGCGGCCTCCCGGGCGCTGGGGGCCAGCCGCTTCCACGTGCTCCGGGTCCACCTCTGGCCTGCCTTGCTGCCCTTCGTGCTGGCGGTGTTCCTCAGCCGCCTGCCTGCCGCCATCCTCGCGGAGTCCACGGTGAGCTTCTTCGGCATCGCCCGGATGGAGCCCATGTCCCTGGGGCGCTACCTGGGCACCAGCTATGCGGCGCTCATCTACGAGGGGGGCACCCGCGTGGTGCTCCCTGCCTGGGGGCTGCTGGTCCTGCTGGTGCTCGGTGCCTCGCTTGCTTCCCAGGCGTTGGGGACGGGTTCACGCAAGGGCTAG
- a CDS encoding YqgE/AlgH family protein — MKTLAPGLLMAMPQLGDSNFHRSVVLMLEHGDGGSMGLVINRGAPLTLGELARGQSMKVASERTQQPVFVGGPVEAHRGFLLHDEESVPEKHVILPGLFLSVTLDALSLLLENPRPRLRFCLGYAGWGPGQLEREMATGSWLFAEAAVDAVLEGDASRLWGDTLRGMGVDPAMLMVGKGLN, encoded by the coding sequence GTGAAGACGCTCGCTCCCGGCCTCCTGATGGCGATGCCCCAGTTGGGGGATTCCAACTTCCATCGCTCGGTCGTCCTGATGCTCGAGCACGGGGACGGGGGCTCCATGGGGCTGGTCATCAACCGGGGCGCGCCGCTGACGCTCGGTGAGCTGGCCCGGGGGCAGTCCATGAAGGTCGCCAGCGAGCGCACCCAGCAGCCCGTCTTCGTCGGGGGGCCGGTGGAGGCCCACCGGGGCTTCCTGCTCCATGACGAGGAGTCGGTGCCGGAAAAGCACGTCATCCTGCCGGGGCTGTTCCTGAGCGTCACGCTGGACGCGCTGAGCCTGCTCCTGGAGAACCCGCGCCCCCGGTTGCGCTTCTGCCTGGGGTATGCGGGCTGGGGCCCGGGGCAGCTGGAGCGGGAGATGGCGACGGGCTCGTGGCTGTTCGCGGAGGCGGCCGTGGACGCCGTCCTGGAAGGGGATGCGTCCCGGCTCTGGGGAGACACGCTGCGGGGCATGGGGGTGGACCCCGCCATGCTGATGGTGGGAAAGGGTTTGAACTGA
- the grxD gene encoding Grx4 family monothiol glutaredoxin, producing MTPELKAQLEEHIRSHKIVLFMKGNALFPQCGFSARALQLLQPLGPVHTVDVLADPAIRQGIKDYSNWPTIPQVYINGEFVGGSDILMELAERGELPALVAGTPNGG from the coding sequence ATGACTCCAGAACTCAAGGCCCAGCTCGAGGAGCACATCCGCTCCCACAAGATCGTCCTGTTCATGAAGGGCAATGCCCTGTTCCCCCAGTGCGGCTTCTCCGCGCGCGCGCTGCAGCTGCTCCAGCCGCTCGGCCCGGTGCACACGGTGGACGTGCTGGCCGACCCCGCCATCCGCCAGGGCATCAAGGACTACTCGAACTGGCCCACCATTCCCCAGGTCTACATCAACGGGGAGTTCGTCGGCGGCTCGGACATCCTGATGGAGCTGGCCGAGCGCGGGGAGCTGCCAGCGCTCGTCGCC